DNA from Meleagris gallopavo isolate NT-WF06-2002-E0010 breed Aviagen turkey brand Nicholas breeding stock chromosome 12, Turkey_5.1, whole genome shotgun sequence:
cacacagcacagccatgtCCTCAGCTGTCACAACACCTGGAAACGTCTCCTAGGTACAGCCTAAGAGCATTTCTCAGCCATTACCTGTTATAATGATTTCATCTCCATCCTGCAGGAATTTACGAGACTGTCCATGGCCAAGAGGAATTTCTTTTGTCCCGTTCCAAGAAAGTTCCAGCATGGAGCCAAAGCTCTCAGGCTCCTGCAGCAAAAGTTATCAACAGATGAATGTCTCTTTAGTAACAGTCCTACTGCTAAGCTACTTACTGCTAGAAGCACATTCATACATAGATTAACACACAGAATGGagttttgctgtttatttgctTCATTGGTAATACACTGgcttattgctttgcttttgcattaCAATTCCTTGCTTGCTGTAAGCAGTCATGGCTTCATCTGGTATGTTTAAAGTGGTCCTAAATCCTTTACAAGCCGCTTGAGACAGCTACAGAGAGCATGGAAACAAATCTGGGGCACTCCTGAAAACCCATGCTTTCATGTAACCACACTGCacagttttatttatgttttcttcttcagaagcaaagcagGCAAAGGTTTGTAAATCATCAATGTCAGTCTGCAGCACAATGAATTAGGGGaagcagaaagcactgcagaggTGCTCAGAATGGAAGGACAGGTATCTCTGTTTGGAAACCACTTACCCTGAAGCTGCCTGAAAGACAGCATGAAGAGCAATTGTATTTGATGTTTCAGCAAGTGCCAGTACCTTACTCAGACATTGCAACTACTGACCTACAAGAATGATAGCTTGCAAACTTAGGCCTGTAGATGTAGTATTTTAAATCTGCTGAGCTGCTACTGGTGCTATCAGCACTTGAACACTCACAGGCCCACTGATGGTTCCTGATGCCAGGAGGTCTCCAGGTCGAAGGTTGCATCCATTGATGGAGTGATgtgccagctgctgcttcatGGTCCAGTAcatgtgctgcaggaaggaggaagaggctAAAGCAACGAAGGACAAACCATTGTCACATGCCTATGCAGAAGGAATCGCATTCTCTGGATGATGCTGGTCAGGAGATCCCTAAAGATGTTTCCTTATTTAATCAGGAACCTTCAGCAGCCTGAAAGTGACCCCCACAGCTGCATTTCTAGTAGTTACTGTGACATTGCTGATAGCTTTCTatatgatcatagaatcatagaaagaatcatagaatggattgtgttagaagggaccccaaggatcatcaagttccaaccaccctgctacaggtagggccaccaacctccagatctggtactagaccaggatGCCCATGGTGATCAAGAAGCTGTTGCATGCATATAAACTCAGATTATAACATATAACCTCACCCCTTAAAATTCCTCCTCTTTCAGTTAGATGCCATTTatcctcatcttcctcttcaAGGCCAGCACTACTAGCCCAGGATTCATGATCAGGTCTAGTATTCTAACAGGCTTATAGAAAAATCTCCTCATTACTGCTGTGCTGACTGCTGATTTACTGATTAAGGTAATTACTATAGATGAACAGAGCCAAACGTGAACTCAAAATGGActgaagtgctgcagctggTTCACCAGCCCACATACTGCACCAGAGCAGACCTGGACACACGGCTGTGTCCCCATGGGAAGTACAAGTTGTGACTGCAAGGCTGTCTTCCACTGTGGCACAGCAAGAGCCCTTTTGCACAAATTCAAAGCTgagcaggaggaagagctgCACTCTTATTCAATGCTTGGGAGTTCCCATCCCAATGGAGGGAAGAGCTGCCACTACCATCCACTCCTCTCCCTCTGTTTgcatatggtctgatttttggatgGTCCTGAGGTGCCAGGAGCTGGATTCAACAATCCttatgggttccttccaactcatgttattctgtgattctatgaacctTACCCAAACCTGACCTGATCTTTGACTAATGCAAAAATCAGTGTTTAAAGCTGCCTAAGAGCTGAGCTGATGGCATCAGCAAGATTTCAAGCAAGTGAAAGAGGCCAAAGTCCTACCTTGAAATTGGACCTGCATATAGTAGTTGGCATGCTCATTCCTTCtcctgcagaaaataaaacgCAAGAAACGGGGAAACAACTCATTTGTTTTGGATGAATGACAGagtcttttcattttatagatGGATGACTCCTTTTATCATTACAATCCctagcagcagagcagcaaataacattttccattCCCTTAAGAAGGCCAGAAAACAAGTGTATGGATGGCACTAGCGTAACATCAAGCTACCCAATTCTGATCATTTCCTTCACTGTATGAGCAACAATGTGGGCAACAACTGGACCTTCTGCTCAGTGAGGCCATTagctgggctctgtgctgggctaACATCATGAATTTCTGCTCCCTCCTTGCCCAGCTTTTGCCCACCCATTCAGACAGCCCCCACAGGGACTCCTCATCAAAGGTTGATTATCTGCAATCCTCAGGTGGGCTGCATTCCCTCCTGTGTGCATCACTGGTTGGCCAAGAGGGAGTGTGAAGAGCTTTGCAAGAAAAGAGGAATGCAGAGCCAAGAGCAAATTGCCTCATGTACATGGGGGGCTCTGCAGTCCTTAGTTGGTGATTTCAGCTTTACAACTGGCACCACATTGCCGTACCTTTTATTGCAACAAAGAGATTGATGTCAAAAGTGTAGGGTTCTTCATCCTGAAGGTAGGGCAGTGGCTTGGGATCCTAAAATCATATAAAAGATGTGACAGTTTACacaagcaaaaaggaaaaattccatGTGTCATCTCAGTAAGTTCTTGTTAATGCAGGCTGTGTTGCACACTCCATTTACTTTACCATTATTACTGTTCAGATTATTGCTTTTCTTGCCCTCACACGCATGCTTTTAAGGATCTTTCTGAGCAGATGTGATATCCTGCAGATTCAGATTCCCTCTTTTGCACTTGGGCTCCAAAAGCCCTCTCCATCTTTTTGGCATGGATGTTAATCCAAAACTAATACAGTGCTAGCACACCTCTGTTCTGTGCCTGCTCAGAGAGTGTGGTAAATTCTCTGTAAGAACTTCATTATCTCTTTCCATTTTAACTACATTCTACATAACACAGATGTTTGAACAAAGTGCTCTGGCACGAAcctcttctctccctcctgctttctGGATGCTAAGCACTACCAAACACGACCTAGCAGCTCAGTGATCAGTTCATTTTCAAGACATTTTGGAGGAGATGATATTTCTGCCCTGCTCGAGTGGGCAGGATGGCAGGTACCACATGGTTGTGCCGCATCAGTCAGCATTTGGATTCAAACGGCTCAAGCTTTCTTTATGTCTTTGAAGCAGAATCACACTTCCAAACCATTCAAAGTTTCAAgcctttttctcttgctgacCTGGATGGGGTTTGGCAGCAGGAATGGCATCAGAGCTTCCATGGTGACAacccaaggggaaatggttgtGCCAAAGCTCTTGCTCAGGAATGGGCCCAGAGGAACATATTCCCATTTCTGGATGTCACGGGCTAGGAAGGGAAAATTGAAAGTAATGCCATTAAACATACTTGGGGCTGTACAGCCTTCACACTGGTAGAAGATCTCTGCACAGCTATAGAACGAGCTGTGTGGACTTGGAAACATTCTCACTACCAATTTACAGCCACTGTGCCCAAATTCTGGTTTAATTCCATCCCTTTCTCAAACCGAAGTTCTCAGACCGGCTACATTAAGTAGTCAGGGATAATTAAAGCAAGCTGGGTCATCCGTAACCATATTTTCCTCCTCAGTTCAGTTAAACTGTGACACCCAGCCAGGGGGCTGCACCAGTCAGAGGGCTCATTTCACCTCAGTAACAGTGCTTTTGTGTGCTTAAACCTCTGCATAGGCAGAGGGATTTGTGATTGCCAAATTATTTCCCTAATCCTGACATTGAAATCAATCCTCTGTTTAGATCACTATTCTTAGTGCTGCTTGAGCCCTGCTAGATGGATATTAGCTCTTTCATAAGTAAATCAATCTTCATTAGGCAGCAGTCACTGGTTCTACTGATTGATCAAAGATGGGTTTAGAAAGAGCCTAAGAAATGCAGGTAGTATTTCATTTTGATCCCTTTCAAACATATCCAGTGGTTTCAGTGCCCACcagtgtgtttttaaaaaacatcattCATCCATCTCTAGGGCACCCCATAATGCTGTGACCCCACCCATGGTGCTGGTTACCACTCCAGTCGTTCATAAGGACCATTCCAAAGATGTGCTCATGGGCTCTGTTGACTGGGATCGGCTCCCCGTGCTTATTGCCAGGTCCTACAAAGAATGCCTGAAGTTGAAAATCAAAGTGTTGGTTAAATATCTGAAGGTAGAAAACTTCACCCCTTCACAGAGGGTTACATGTCAGAACAACTGAGGTTGGCCAAGACATGGTTTTTGCATCCTTTCCTGTACTAATTAGACAAGGAACAACCTACtccctctttcttcccctccttaAGACTTTGAAACTCTTAGGAGACTTGCATTTTCAAGAGACAGTCATTAGCAGGACTGTatcaaaacaaaggagaaaaattagtCCCTCCATTTGCaaatcaaatgcaaaatgaGACAAGCCATTGGCCACTCATATTTTCTGTGGGCTGTGAAGATAAAAGAGAATTAAAGTCATTGCTTTGCTCAGTGGGAAACTACAGTGAGAAGAGGTAGTGGGGAAATGTCCTTGCTGGGTGTTTACCATGACCTAGCATCTCTCTTACTCCCATATAAAACAACATAGGCCATATAAATCACAACAGGGAACCCTAGAAAGCTCTTTCCTTTAGGACCACACTAAGCCACAAGAAGATGCACTGTCCAAGGATATTTAATTACAAATCCCACAGCACAGATTTTCGCTTTCTAGCCAGGATGAGGTGGCTTGGGTTGTACTTGCAGCAATTCCTGCTCCCCCTGCTCCtgcacagcctttctgggccTCCAAAACCCCCACATCCAGCTAAggatcctggctgcagctcagtgggaaCTGCTGGCCAGGGAACAGGCTGTGGTGCCTGATAGGAGAACCTGCCATGTGCTTACTTCCAGGTTGCTCAGGTCTGACCAGACAAGTTGTTTCCAGTCTCAAAGCTGTATTAACAAAACAGCAGATGATCTAAAACGCCCTGCTGTCCTCAGAAGGGAAGATTTCCTCCACAGAAACATTCACTGCCTGCTATATGGAGTTATCAGAGGAAATGGATAAGTGGATCGTGTAATATTCATTTTAGAAGCTGATCCtaccttttcttccctctttttaatgtttatctATTAAAATGGCAGGGGAAAAAACCCATCTTACCATTTCTAACTCGATATCCAAACGCTTGCAAGCACCAAACACTGGAGGCTTATCTGTAGGCataaaaatgagtattttataGGCAAGaagcaaacagagaaatgaaaatgaaaactgtacagaagaaacaaagcatcCAATGCTGCCTGGCACGCAAACACAAGGCAGTTTTAGCTCTGGGCTTCCCCTTGCTCTCTGCCTTGACCCCAACTGGAACATCACAGACCCTACACTGCAATGTGCAGGGAAAACAATAGTTAAAAAAGGAGTAAGGGACCACGTTTAAGGCCTGTCATGGACTCACCGTTGTCAGGTTTCATTTGCCCCACAGGTCTCCGGATGGGTGTCCCGGACACCACAACGGAAGATGCCCGGCCGTGATACCCAACGGGCAGGTGCAACCTTGGGAAAGAACATCACAGAGTATAGGTTAGATCTGGGAGCACAGCACCCAAAGCACCTTCACGGGCTGCACAGAGTGCAAGGTTTGAGGAGCTGGGTCTGCACAGATGGGCAAAAACAGTTGCACCATCTGAGATACAGACACAAGCAAAATCCTGCAACCATGTAGCCGTGCTAATGCATTCCGGTGCCAATGTTCTGCTTAATTCCTTGGAGATTAAACCCAGAACACAATTGCAGAACATGGTTTCTTAGGTAAATCTGCCTTTGAACCAGAGGTTCATTGTGGTTGGTGCAGATGCACCAGCACAGGTTGGGGAAGCAGGGTTTGGGGCTCTTTTCTCAAGCTCTTGACAGCAGTTTCTCATTCCTCCAGTGTGAACTGAAATCAACGTTTTGCTGAAGGGTTACCCTGacctttaaaaatgcatatatatatatatatatacctacGGGGTGAGCACACAACACAGCCACCCTCATAACCCACCAGTTGGGCATCAGAGCATTCTCCTTCCCCCGGAACATGATTCCAACGTTGGTGGCGTGTTGTCGCGACGAGTAGAAGTCAGTGTAATCTCCTGCATGGATAGAAACCCAGAGGATGTGGAGCAAAGGTGGGAAAGCCCCTCGTGTGCTGGGACTAAAGCTGATAAAAAGAGTGGGGAGGGGTGCAGGGAAGGATGCAGTGAAGGATGCAGGGAAGGGTGCAGAGGCGCTCAGCAGCGTTTGGAATTGTTGATACAAGGCTGCACGAGAGGAGCTCCTGCCGAAGCGGGCGGgcagctgctgccctctgctggGGGATGTTGTGCTGGAAGCCGATTTACAGCCAACTGAGCGTTTAATGCTGTGCGTAGCTTTGGGTAacataagaaggacataaaactatcagagcatccaaaggaggacAACTAAGATGGTGAAGAGTCTAGAGAGCAAGGTGTGTGATGATCACAGCCACAAAGACCCTTGGTGTTGCCAATCTGATGACAACGATTTCATGGCGCAGGACAACCCTTAACCCACATCCAGGAATTTTCTGGCTGATATTGAGCTTCCCTGGACTTTTATTCTTGCACTGCAGACAGCACCTACCATTCACTGCATACAACGAGCTACTTCTGGCTCCTATAAAGCCCACTCCCCATCACAGCTATGCTAAGTCTGagcaacctggaaataaatcagGTCCTTTAGACAGGAGCAAAGGACAGAGCTGAACAGCTGGCAACCCACAAAGCTTACCAATGTGTGCCGGCAGGTGCATAGTAGCAGAAGCCTGAGGTACAAATGCCCtgaaataaaagacaaagaCTTCAGCTCTCAGAACGGTTTGTGGCTTTCACCCTGAAGTGGTTTACAAGTACTTAAGGGGCTGAGAATCTCTCGAAGCTGCTTGgaactttattttactttgcaaaGCCTTGCAGCGATTCCCttctgttgaaataaaaacaagggCACTGCTGGGATAGGGGGAGGCACGGGCTGGAGGTCCCACAGCCACCTTCCTCGTGGAGGCCGTGGTTGGTGTGCatggagctgcaggtgtcccttGGACAACTGGAAACTCTGATcagctgtaggtgcccctgttcagtgcaggggagttggaccagtTGGCCCTTAAGGCTCCCTTCCAAtcaaatggttctgtgattgCATTTGCAGGCAGTGAAGTGATTAACCAGAGACACAGCAAGGGGTGGGAAGCTGTCACTGAAGCTGTCATTAGGCACAAACAGCAGTGGGATCCCATTCAGATGGCAGGCAGCTGCCTCAGGCCCAGGCTGGCTCACCGTTTCCGCAGGCCTGCGTTGTCCCGCAGCGTTGGCTCGGCGGCTGAcagcagtgactgcagcagGGCACGGGCTTCCCTCCAGGCCGTGGGACCCAGCCCCATGAAGGCATTGAGGGTGGGCTGATGGGCAATAGATAAGAGACTGAGCTTTGCTTCACAAAAACATCCAGGGCCCCAGATGCCCCCATTGCATCCTCACAGCCACAGGCTCTGCCTCTAAGCGTAGCACAGCCAGTGGTGCTGGCCATGTTCCCCATGAGATGCCCCAAATTTGTGCCCTGTCACAGAGATcggttggatattaggaaaaatcttttctcagaaagagcgaCGATGCAGTGacagaggctgcccaggaaggtggtggagtcaccatccctggaagtgttcaagaaccatggggatgtggcactgagggacatggtttagagtGGTCATTTAGAGTGGTCACGGGCATGAGCTGATATctagactagatgatcttggtaGTCTTCCCAAGACCACTCCATATGGCCCCCACAATGGGACTTTGGGaaacttgcttttctgtttctgccttAGATCCAAATCCAAAGCTGCTAGCACTGCTCTATACTGCACTAACAATTCAATGGAAAAGGCCTTAAGGTGACTGGAAATACTTTGCTCATTCTGGATGTTTCTTTCACTTCTCCTTATCACTCAAAACATGGGTGGCATTACTTCActgtatttctgctttgcaaCTACACCAGGCTAAAAATGGACCAAGAGCTTCAGTGCTGAATGAAAATCAGCATTCCCAGTTTGCTGTCTACATCTCATTGCTCATTGCTAACAACTCTCACGCACATATTTAAGAGCACGCAGAAATTCAAACTATAGACTAAGATAAATACCTGGTCAAAGACATGCTGGTGTTTGGCAAGAGCCGGTCCATTAAACAGGTGCTTGATAACACTGAGGTCCAAAATTTGGTCTCCAATTGCTACTCCAATCCTGCGCCGAGGCTGCAAAGCGGTGAGAGTGGGGGGAAGAGCTTACATTTGTAGCCAAAAATCCTTCAAAGAGCACATGGGGGAAGGCAGCAATCACAGGGAGCTGAATCCATGAGGACAGGATCTAATGTCACAGCAGTTTGTGAACATTGGTGCAGATCCTAACTGCAGGGAAAGCAGTGTAGGAGAGTGCCACAGTTGTGTTGCCTGACAGATGACAAACAAGCCCCCATTCATTTGCTGCAGTCCTGAAGGGCTCACCATGCTggtgctcagagcagcacagaccATCACAGCCCATCACACTGCAGCTCCACCACTGTGGGATGGAGATTTCAGAAACGCTGCCACGTTCAAAGACAAATTTCA
Protein-coding regions in this window:
- the FAH gene encoding fumarylacetoacetase — its product is MSFIHVDKDSDFPLQNLPYGVFSTGEEPRRRIGVAIGDQILDLSVIKHLFNGPALAKHQHVFDQPTLNAFMGLGPTAWREARALLQSLLSAAEPTLRDNAGLRKRAFVPQASATMHLPAHIGDYTDFYSSRQHATNVGIMFRGKENALMPNWLHLPVGYHGRASSVVVSGTPIRRPVGQMKPDNDKPPVFGACKRLDIELEMAFFVGPGNKHGEPIPVNRAHEHIFGMVLMNDWSARDIQKWEYVPLGPFLSKSFGTTISPWVVTMEALMPFLLPNPIQDPKPLPYLQDEEPYTFDINLFVAIKGEGMSMPTTICRSNFKHMYWTMKQQLAHHSINGCNLRPGDLLASGTISGPEPESFGSMLELSWNGTKEIPLGHGQSRKFLQDGDEIIITGYCQGSGYRVGFGHCSGKILPAVSGL